The Candidatus Thorarchaeota archaeon genome includes a window with the following:
- a CDS encoding YfcE family phosphodiesterase has protein sequence MMKILVFGDTHIPTRRDSIPGSFYSIIEETDYDLALVTGDLVQEQAMREALPPLPRSYIVKGNMDYSHTHNFHEEVRAGDLRILLLHGTQLRPRGNIEQIRDILDNVGCDIGIHGHTHEAQIKLYKERLILNPGTLSGATGVSTGRQEASFIEMDVDGTAVGVTLYKTDWNTLKKSTLSFEQENGAMVQTK, from the coding sequence ATGATGAAAATCCTTGTTTTTGGTGACACACATATTCCCACGCGGAGAGACTCTATCCCTGGCTCTTTCTATTCGATTATTGAAGAGACTGATTATGACTTGGCACTAGTAACTGGTGACTTGGTGCAAGAACAAGCGATGCGAGAAGCACTGCCACCCCTTCCTCGTAGCTACATAGTGAAGGGAAATATGGACTACTCACATACTCATAATTTCCATGAAGAAGTCAGAGCTGGTGATCTGCGGATACTGCTTTTGCATGGCACACAGTTACGACCACGCGGGAACATTGAACAAATTCGAGACATTCTGGATAATGTGGGCTGTGACATAGGCATTCATGGCCACACTCATGAAGCGCAAATCAAACTCTACAAAGAGCGATTAATCTTGAATCCCGGAACGCTATCAGGTGCCACTGGTGTATCTACAGGACGGCAAGAAGCCAGCTTCATTGAGATGGATGTAGATGGAACCGCTGTGGGAGTAACTCTTTACAAAACTGATTGGAACACATTGAAGAAATCTACTCTTTCATTTGAGCAAGAAAATGGCGCGATGGTACAAACGAAATGA